TGAGGGTATTGGTCATCGCCGTGTGCACTCCCGACATGCCCGGCAAGGGCTCATCAGCAACCCCGACCGGCCGACCTCCCTGGCCACCACCCACCGTCTCGTAGCTGACCCAGCCGTCCCCACCCAGAAGAATGCTGTTCATAGTGCCCTGCGAATCGGCCGGCACCCGCCCGGGGAACGGCCCCGCCAACGCGCCCAGCGCCACATCGGCCACCCGCTGGCTCACTTCGACGTTGCCGGCACCAACCGCGCTGGGCGCCACGGCATGGGTCACCGTGCCGGGACGGGTGACAACCTCCAGTCGGCGGAAGGTGCCCGCATTGGCCGGAAGCGACGGATCCAGCACGGAACGTAGCGCCCAGAAGGTCGCCGAGATGGTGACGGCCGGTGGCGCCCACACGTTGCCCGGCGCCGAGGCACCGCTGGCCGAGTAGTCGAACACGGCCCGGTGGCCGTCCAAGGTGAGCCGCACCCGAACGGGCACCGGCTCGCGCTGGTTCGGCGCGGGCCCGGACGAGTCCATCACGTCCGCAGCGTCCCACTGACCCACCGGGGCCCGAGCCAACGCCGCCGCCACGGCTCGTTCGCCATGATCGAGCACCTCGGCAAATGCGACGGCGGCGGCCTCGGGTCCGCCCAACTCCTCCACGATGGTCGCCAGCCGCTCGACCCCCACCCGGTTGGCACCCGCCTGGGCATCAAGGTCACCTCGCCGTTCGTCCGGGGTTCGGCTGTTGGCAACCACCAGCGCCGCCACCTCGGGGGTGAAGCGCATCGGCGGAAGCCGCAAACCCTCCTGGGCAATATGGGTGGCGTCGGCGGGAAGCGACCCGGGGGCCGAGCCGCCGACGTCGGCGTGATGCGCCCGAGTGGCAAGCCACCCCACCAGGGTGGCGTCGCAGTGTACGGGCGCCACCAGGGTGAGATCATTCAGGTGGGTGCCGCCCGCGAAGGGATCGTTGACCACGGCCTGCTCGCCGGCGGGCAAGTCGCCCAGTCGTTCGACGACTGCCGCCACCGCCGCCGGCATCGACCCGAGGTGCACGGGGATGTGTTCGGCTTGAACCAGTAATCGCCCTTGTGCGTCGAACAGCGCAACCGAGCAGTCGGCCCGTTCCTTGATGTTGGCGCTGAACGCGGCGCGTCGCAATACGGCTCCCGCCTCATCGGCCACCCCGGTCAGTCGGGACAGGAGCACCGCCAACCCTGCGCCGCCACCCCCCACCTTGACGTCACCCTCGCCTGAGCCCGCGGTCGGGTTTGGATCGGTGGTGTGCACCGCGTCGGCGACGGCATCGGCGGTGATCACCAGCGATCCCAGCGGCCCAGGTCTGCCCGTCCAGCCCCTGGGGATCCAGACCGTATGGTCTGCCGCCGGCAGGGAGATGGGGCCTCGCACCTCGGTGGTCGTCACCGGATCCGCCCCGGTCAGCAACTCCACAACACCCAGCAGTGAGTGACGCTCACCGGTGGCACGCAATGACACGACCTCGATGACAGCATCGGGCAGCGAGTACCCGTTGCGCCGTTGATGGATCGCCCCAAAATCGTCCACGTCCTCGACCTCGATCTCATGAGACTGCCCGACATAGCGACAGGACAGCCACGAGGACACCGTCACCTCGCCGTCCGCCCGTGCGACAGCACTCGTCCGAGAATCTCCGTGGTCACCAACGCCGAGCAACGCCTCCACCCGTGACTCAAGGGTTTGCCTGGCCTCGTTCAGTCCGTTCCTGCGCCGTGGGGTGGGCCATGTTTGAGTGAGGTCGTGACGTTCCGGTGCGCCCAGAATGCCGACCGCAGACAGCACCCCTGCGAGCGGCGGGACGATGACCGCCGCCATGCCCAACGACGCGGCCAACTCGCACGCGTGAAGCGGTCCTGCGCCGCCGAACGCCACCAGTGCCAACCCTGCCGGATCGATGCCACGTGACACGCTGACGCTGCGAAGCGCGCGCTCCATGTTCGCCGTCACCACATCGAGCAGTCCTTGAGCGCTCAACCCTGCTTCGCTCAACGCTGCGGCGGCACCGGCGACGTCGAGGTCGCCGAGGGCCCCACTCCCCTCGGTCGGAATTCGACCCAGCGCCACATTGGCATCGGTAACCGTAGGTTCGGTGCCGCCCCGCCCGTAGGCCACCGGGCCGGGCACGGCGCCCGCCGAGCGTGGCCCCACGGCGACCGCTCCGCCCGAGTCGATCGAGCCGATGGAGCCGCCCCCGGCGCCGATTGTGACGACGTCCAGTGACGGCAACCGAACCGGATGGCCCACCAGGTCACGTTCGGCCGCCGGCGCCGGTTCGCCGCCGGTGATGAGGCACACGTCGGTCGACGTCCCACCCATGTCGAGCGAGATCGCGCCGGGAAAGCCGCATGCCGCCGCCACCACCGCCGCCGCCCGCACCCCGCCGGCCGGTCCGGACAGGGCCAACCCAACGGGGGCCTCAAGCGCCTTGGCAAGCGGCCACATTCCACCCGCCGACGTCATGATCCACAGTTGCTCGGCCAAGCCGGACAGCCCCTCGAGGTAGCGGCGAACACGCGGACGCAGCGCCGCGTTCATCACCGTCGTTGAAGCCCGTTCGAACTCTCTGAACAGCGGCGAGAGCTCGTGGCTTGCCGTCACGTCCCAACCGCGTGCTCGATACGCCTCGGCCACCATTGACTCCCCCTCGGCGTTGAGATCGGCATGAAGGAAGCACACCGCAATCGCTTCGACACCCTCCGGGATCTCTGGAAGCAGGTCGAGGCTGGGAGCGGTCTCCACCACCCCATCCGGGAAGGTCCGCTCGCGCACCTCCAAGCGATCGACGCGGTTGACCAACGGACGAGGCCGATCAACGAAATGGTCCGCAAGCGAGGGCCGATGCTGACGACCGATCTCGATCAGATCCCCAAACCCCTCCGTCACCAACAGGGCCACGCGAGCCAGCGTCCCTTCCAACACCGCGTTGGTGGCCACGGTGGTGCCGTGAGCGAGATAGGCCACCTGGCCCGTCCCCAGGCGAGCGAGGCCCTGCCGGATGGCGTCACCCGGGTTTTCCGGTGTCGACGGCACCTTCATCACCGTGCCGTCCATCGTCACCACATCGGTGAACGTGCCGCCGGTGTCCACACCGATTTTGATCGACCGAAAGGCCGGTGGCCGGGCGCCAGGCGGTCGGTGCGGTTGTGACCGTTCAGCCGGCACGGGGTCGAACCTACTGTTCGGCTGCGAGGTCCAGGTCCCAGACCTCTGCGCCAAGGCCGGCGAACCGTCGTAGCAGCGCTCGGCTCTCGGAGGAGTCGCCCTGTCGAACCAACAGTGCCCCATCGGCAACACCCGCCAACCAGGAGTCTCGGCGCGCCAGCGCCTGAGCGCGTCCATCAGCGTCGGTCGGTTGGGACCGCTCCAACACGATGGTTTCGTCCACCCGGGCCAGCAAGCGACCAAAGGCCTCCCGGTCTGCTGAGCGCAGCGTTGTCTGCGGGTCGGGCCACGGCAGCACGGCAACCACGGTCAGGCCGGCCTCAAGGGCCACCTCAGCGGCCATGGCCTCAGGCCCCGGGCGCAGGCCCAGCAACACCACAAGGTCTGGATGAAACTCCTGTTGCGCCGGCAGGATTTTGGCCAGCTGAGCCCGAGCGGCACCAAGCGCTCGGGCATCGAGGCGGCGGGTGCCGGTCACGGCGTAGCGGAAACCCGCCGGTGCCCGAGGGTCATCACGACGTGCCGGTGTTGACGCAGCAGTTGCCGGAGCAGTTGCCGCAGCAGTTGACGCGTTGGCCCCGACGGTGGCCGCCGCCTCGGTCGCCAGCCGGTCGGCCTCCTCGTTCATCGGGTCGCCGGCGTGGCCCTTCACCCAAGCGAACCGCACAGCGCCGTGCTCCGCCACCTCCTCGACGAAGGGCTGCCACAAATCCTTGTTGGCCACCGGCTCCTTCTTGGAATTCTTCCAGCCCCGCCTCAGCCAGCCCTCGATCCAGCCTTCGTTGAACGCAGAAACGACGTACTTGGAGTCGGACACCACCTCGACCGGACCTGGGTGCGTCGCCACCGCTTCACGCGCGGCCGTCAACTCCATGCGCTGGTTGGTGGTGTGGGCTTCGGCCCCGGAATCGGAGGATCCTCCATCGTCCACCCATCCCCAGCCGCCGGGGCCGGGATTGCCACGGCATGAACCATCGGTCCAGACCCGAGCGGGCCGATCGGCCGGCCCCGTTGACCTGGAGTCCACTTCAGCGGGTCCAGGGTGGGTCGATGTCAGGGTCGATGCCGAAGCGGTCGATGGCCCCCGTGGCAACCGACGGGTCAAGCTCCCCGCTGCGGACCAGCGCCGACAGCACCGCCACCACCACGTGTGCTGCGTCGGTCTCGAAGAAGCGCCGAAGATGGGCCCGATCGTCGGACCGACCATAGCCGTCGGTGCCCAACACGCTGAACGGGCGCGGCACCCAGCGCACCACCTGGTCGGCCCAGGCGGAGAGGAAGTCCGAGACCGCCACCACCGGCCCCGTGCCCGCTGACAGCAGACGGGTGATCAGCGGCAGCGCCTCGGGCGCGTCCGGGTGCAGCCGGTTCCAACGCTCGACCGCCAGGGCCTCTCGCCGGAGCTCGTTGTAGGAGGTTGCCGACCACAGGTCGACCCCCACGTCATAGTCCTCGTGCAGCAATCGCTGGGCCTCCTTGGCCGCAGTCCAGCCCGAGCCCGAGTACAGCACCGAGGCCTGATGAGCGGCCTGCGGCGCGCCGTGACTGTGGTACAACCCGCGGGTGACCCACCCGGTCAGCTCGTCGATTCCCCCGTCTGTCTCTGGCATCGGGGGCATCTCGTAGTTCTCGTTGTAGAGGGTAAGGTAATAAAACACGTCCTCGCCACCCACCTTCTCGCCCGCTGCGGACGGCGGGTACATGCGAGCAAGGCCGTCACGAATGATCAGCGCCATCTCCCAAGCAAAAGCCGGGTCATAGGCACGGCACGCCGGCACCGTCGAAGCCAGCAGTTGGCTGTGACCATCCGTGTGTTGCAACCCCTCACCCTGCAGGGTGGTCCGACCGGCGGTCGCCCCCAGGAGGAAGCCGCGGGCCCGAGCGTCGCCGGCGGCCCAGATCAGGTCGCCCACCCGCTGGAATCCGAACATGGAATAGAACGTGAAGAACGGCAGCATCGGCACGCCGGTGGTGGCATAGGCCGTTGCAGCGGCGGTCCATGACGCCATCGATCCGGCCTCGGTGATGCCCTCCTCCAGGATCTGCCCATCGGACTTCTCGACGTAGGACAACAACAGGTGATGGTCCACCGGCTCGTAGCGCTGTCCCTTGGCGGCGTAGATCCCCAGCTCGCGAAACAGCGCATCCATGCCAAAAGTGCGTGCCTCATCGGGGATGATCGGCACCACCCGATCGCCGACCACGGGGTCGCGGGCAAGGCTGCGAAGCAGCCGGGTGAACGCCATCGTGGTCGACACCTCCTGCCCGTGGGAGCCCGCCAAAAGCTCGTTCCAGGTGCCCTCCTCGACCGAACCGAGACCCCGGCGAACCGGCAGGGTGCGAGCAGGCAGCGGGCCGTCCAAACCCCTCCGCCGCTCCATGAGATACCGATGCTCGGGCGAGTCATCGGCAAACCGCAGGTAGGGCGGATCACCGCCTGCCAGGTCGGCCTCGGACACGTCGTCCTCCAGGTGCAGGCGCTCTCGAAGCTCCAGCAACTGCTCGGTGTCCATCTTCTTGATCTGGTGGGTGGAGTTGCGCCCTTCCACCTTTGAACCCAGCGCCCAGCCCTTCACGGTCTGAGCCAGGATGGCGGTCGGAGCGCCGGTCATCTCGGTGGCGGCCCGATAGGCGGCATACACCTTGGCGTAGTCGTGACCACCCCGTGGCAGGCTCTGCAACTGCTCATCGGAAAGGTGTTCGACCAGCTTCCGCAGGCGCGGGTCGGGCCCAAAGAAATGCTCGCGGATGTAGGCGCCCGACTCGACGGCGTACCTCTGAAACTCACCATCGACGGTGGTGTTCATCTTGTTGAGCAGCACGCCATCGACATCCTGTGCCAACAACTCGTCCCAAGCGGCGCCCCAGACCACCTTGATGACGTTCCAGCCATTGCCGCGGAAGATGCCCTCGAGCTCCTGGATGATCTTGCCGTTGCCCCGCACCGGCCCGTCCAGGCGCTGCAGGTTGCAGTTGACCACCCACGTGAGATTGTCCAGCCCCTCCCGCGCCGCCAGGTCGATCGAACCCAGTGTCTCGGGTTCATCGGTTTCTCCATCTCCGACAAAGGCCCACACCCGAGAGCGGGAGGTGTCATCGATGTGGCGGTTGTTCAGGTACCGGTCGAAACGTGCCTGGTAGATCGAGTTGATCGGTCCCAGACCCATCGACACGGTGGGAAACTGCCAAAAGTCACCCATGAGATGCGGATGGGGGTAACTGCTGAGGCCCCGGCCGGCCCGGGCGGGGGTATCGATGTCGAGACGAAAACGGTCGAGGTCGACCTCATCGAAGCGGCCCTCCAGGTACGCCCGGGCGTAGATGCCAGGTGAAGCGTGACCCTGGATGTAGACGTGGTCGCCCGGGGTACCGTCGGCCTGGCCACGGAAGAAGTGGTTGAACCCCACCTCGTACAGCGCCGCCGAGGACGCGTAGGTGGACAGGTGCCCGCCGATGCCCGGCGCCGCCTTGTTGGCACGAACCACCATGGCCACCGCGTTCCAGCGAATGAACGCCCTGATGCGGCGCTCCATTTCGAAGTCACCGGGAAACCACGGCTGCCCATCGGTTGGAATCGTGTTCACATACGGGGTCCACACCGACGCCGCAACACCAAGTTGCCGATCGTGGGCGGCCTCGCCCAGCCGGGCCAACAGGTACCGCGCTCGGGCCTTACCCCGGTGCTCCACGACGGCATCCAGCGAGTCGAGCCACTCCTGGGTCTCGCCCGGGTCGACATCGGGCAACTGGTGCGAGAACGCATCGTTGAGCATCGGAACTCCCTCGTCTGGTCGAGCTCTTCATCGCCAGACTATGGCCATGCCCGGCCGCTCCGGGTACCGGCCGGATTACAGACGCCGCGCTACTCGACCAGCCGAGAGGTGCGTGAAAGCCACCCCGTCAACATGGCCACGGCGCGTGGGTCGTGACGCAGCTCGTGGCCGGCGCCGTCGATCATGCGAAACTCCGCAGAGCCGTGAGCATCGGCCAGCGCCAGAGGATCCACCGTGGGTACGATCTCGTCTGCCGAGCCATGAAGCAGCAGCAGCGGCCGGGGTGCCAATTCCGCCACCCGGTCGACGGGGCGGGTGGCGGCCAGCCCACGTGCCCATTCGCCAACGTCTGCCGGAAAGCCGGCGTCCCGGATCACCCCGACCTCGCGGGCATGGTCCAACAACGCCCGTGGGTGACGGGCCCAATCGTCGAAGTCACCGGGCGATGCGGCAGCCGAAACGCCGACCACCGCCGGGTTGGACGCACCCTCACAGATACACAATGAACCACCGGTGCCGAAACCCACCAGCCACACGGCGGTGACACCCAGGGAGGTCAACTCGGCGACCGCTGCGGCCACGTCACGCTGCCATCCGTCGAGTTCAAAGTTGCCCTCCGAGGTGGCGCAGCCCCGGAAGTTGATCGTGAGCACCGGCCAGGACAACGAGGCGGACAGCCGGTCGGCCAACTCGGGAAACGACTTGCCCGAGTTTTCGGCACCGCGACCCTTGTTGGGGAACCCATGGCACAGCACCACCCCATGGCCCGAGGCCCGTGCCCCGGAGGGCTGGGCCAGGTAACCGGCCAGCGAGAGCCCGTCCGATGAGAACCGAAGGTTGCCGCCCACCGGC
Above is a genomic segment from Candidatus Microthrix parvicella Bio17-1 containing:
- a CDS encoding hydantoinase B/oxoprolinase family protein: MPAERSQPHRPPGARPPAFRSIKIGVDTGGTFTDVVTMDGTVMKVPSTPENPGDAIRQGLARLGTGQVAYLAHGTTVATNAVLEGTLARVALLVTEGFGDLIEIGRQHRPSLADHFVDRPRPLVNRVDRLEVRERTFPDGVVETAPSLDLLPEIPEGVEAIAVCFLHADLNAEGESMVAEAYRARGWDVTASHELSPLFREFERASTTVMNAALRPRVRRYLEGLSGLAEQLWIMTSAGGMWPLAKALEAPVGLALSGPAGGVRAAAVVAAACGFPGAISLDMGGTSTDVCLITGGEPAPAAERDLVGHPVRLPSLDVVTIGAGGGSIGSIDSGGAVAVGPRSAGAVPGPVAYGRGGTEPTVTDANVALGRIPTEGSGALGDLDVAGAAAALSEAGLSAQGLLDVVTANMERALRSVSVSRGIDPAGLALVAFGGAGPLHACELAASLGMAAVIVPPLAGVLSAVGILGAPERHDLTQTWPTPRRRNGLNEARQTLESRVEALLGVGDHGDSRTSAVARADGEVTVSSWLSCRYVGQSHEIEVEDVDDFGAIHQRRNGYSLPDAVIEVVSLRATGERHSLLGVVELLTGADPVTTTEVRGPISLPAADHTVWIPRGWTGRPGPLGSLVITADAVADAVHTTDPNPTAGSGEGDVKVGGGGAGLAVLLSRLTGVADEAGAVLRRAAFSANIKERADCSVALFDAQGRLLVQAEHIPVHLGSMPAAVAAVVERLGDLPAGEQAVVNDPFAGGTHLNDLTLVAPVHCDATLVGWLATRAHHADVGGSAPGSLPADATHIAQEGLRLPPMRFTPEVAALVVANSRTPDERRGDLDAQAGANRVGVERLATIVEELGGPEAAAVAFAEVLDHGERAVAAALARAPVGQWDAADVMDSSGPAPNQREPVPVRVRLTLDGHRAVFDYSASGASAPGNVWAPPAVTISATFWALRSVLDPSLPANAGTFRRLEVVTRPGTVTHAVAPSAVGAGNVEVSQRVADVALGALAGPFPGRVPADSQGTMNSILLGGDGWVSYETVGGGQGGRPVGVADEPLPGMSGVHTAMTNTLNTPIEAAERVLPVRVRRYTLRRGSGGAGRSPGGEGIERELEVLEPVTVSLICDRRVVAPRGRAGGGDGAVGENWLLPGGDTSRAERLPDKCTIALQAGDVLRMLTPGGAAWGPTSS
- a CDS encoding ribonuclease H family protein — translated: MDSRSTGPADRPARVWTDGSCRGNPGPGGWGWVDDGGSSDSGAEAHTTNQRMELTAAREAVATHPGPVEVVSDSKYVVSAFNEGWIEGWLRRGWKNSKKEPVANKDLWQPFVEEVAEHGAVRFAWVKGHAGDPMNEEADRLATEAAATVGANASTAAATAPATAASTPARRDDPRAPAGFRYAVTGTRRLDARALGAARAQLAKILPAQQEFHPDLVVLLGLRPGPEAMAAEVALEAGLTVVAVLPWPDPQTTLRSADREAFGRLLARVDETIVLERSQPTDADGRAQALARRDSWLAGVADGALLVRQGDSSESRALLRRFAGLGAEVWDLDLAAEQ
- the aceE gene encoding pyruvate dehydrogenase (acetyl-transferring), homodimeric type produces the protein MLNDAFSHQLPDVDPGETQEWLDSLDAVVEHRGKARARYLLARLGEAAHDRQLGVAASVWTPYVNTIPTDGQPWFPGDFEMERRIRAFIRWNAVAMVVRANKAAPGIGGHLSTYASSAALYEVGFNHFFRGQADGTPGDHVYIQGHASPGIYARAYLEGRFDEVDLDRFRLDIDTPARAGRGLSSYPHPHLMGDFWQFPTVSMGLGPINSIYQARFDRYLNNRHIDDTSRSRVWAFVGDGETDEPETLGSIDLAAREGLDNLTWVVNCNLQRLDGPVRGNGKIIQELEGIFRGNGWNVIKVVWGAAWDELLAQDVDGVLLNKMNTTVDGEFQRYAVESGAYIREHFFGPDPRLRKLVEHLSDEQLQSLPRGGHDYAKVYAAYRAATEMTGAPTAILAQTVKGWALGSKVEGRNSTHQIKKMDTEQLLELRERLHLEDDVSEADLAGGDPPYLRFADDSPEHRYLMERRRGLDGPLPARTLPVRRGLGSVEEGTWNELLAGSHGQEVSTTMAFTRLLRSLARDPVVGDRVVPIIPDEARTFGMDALFRELGIYAAKGQRYEPVDHHLLLSYVEKSDGQILEEGITEAGSMASWTAAATAYATTGVPMLPFFTFYSMFGFQRVGDLIWAAGDARARGFLLGATAGRTTLQGEGLQHTDGHSQLLASTVPACRAYDPAFAWEMALIIRDGLARMYPPSAAGEKVGGEDVFYYLTLYNENYEMPPMPETDGGIDELTGWVTRGLYHSHGAPQAAHQASVLYSGSGWTAAKEAQRLLHEDYDVGVDLWSATSYNELRREALAVERWNRLHPDAPEALPLITRLLSAGTGPVVAVSDFLSAWADQVVRWVPRPFSVLGTDGYGRSDDRAHLRRFFETDAAHVVVAVLSALVRSGELDPSVATGAIDRFGIDPDIDPPWTR
- a CDS encoding alpha/beta hydrolase family protein; this translates as MGANESGVGEGLSPVGGNLRFSSDGLSLAGYLAQPSGARASGHGVVLCHGFPNKGRGAENSGKSFPELADRLSASLSWPVLTINFRGCATSEGNFELDGWQRDVAAAVAELTSLGVTAVWLVGFGTGGSLCICEGASNPAVVGVSAAASPGDFDDWARHPRALLDHAREVGVIRDAGFPADVGEWARGLAATRPVDRVAELAPRPLLLLHGSADEIVPTVDPLALADAHGSAEFRMIDGAGHELRHDPRAVAMLTGWLSRTSRLVE